A genomic region of Oryza glaberrima chromosome 1, OglaRS2, whole genome shotgun sequence contains the following coding sequences:
- the LOC127760276 gene encoding uncharacterized protein LOC127760276, which yields MRPFSRHAGFFASLKQVEDRLAAEQQPPPPPRQPETLPFSDTMTASPLFLGPATDTAAADRPGGESSGPAVDFLTLSKDEERLQEEPRGAAGEDDDEDNDEIGEDIARLMALLGLSPPRRGLEGGGGDDDSGGCDCSGGEGFLAKVVGVVGPKCDKEKRRVDGWVEHYFSGGECREPARLAHLLLAKAAASSSSSSWEGEGHRGASPFAFPATVKEFLDRDAPPRCTEE from the coding sequence ATGCGGCCCTTCTCGAGGCACGCCGGCTTCTTCGCGTCACTTAAGCAGGTGGAAGACCGGCTGGCGGCGGAgcaacagccgccgccgccgccgagacaGCCTGAGACGCTGCCGTTCTCGGACACCATGACCGCGTCGCCCCTCTTCCTCGGCCCGGCgacggacacggcggcggccgaccgCCCCGGCGGCGAGAGCAGCGGCCCCGCGGTGGACTTCCTCACGCTCTCCAAAGACGAGGAGCGGTTGCAGGAAGAACCccgaggcgccgccggcgaggacgacgacgaggacaacGACGAGATCGGGGAGGACATCGCGCGGCTCATGGCGCTGCTCGGCTtgtcgccgccacggcgcggcctcgagggcggcggcggcgacgacgacagcggcgggtGCGattgcagcggcggcgaggggttcTTGGCCAAGGTCGTCGGCGTGGTCGGGCCCAAGTGCGacaaggagaagaggagggtgGACGGCTGGGTAGAGCATTACTTCAGCGGCGGCGAGTGCAGGGAGCCGGCGAGGCTGGCGCACCTGCTGCTcgccaaggcggcggcgtcgtcgtcgtcgtcgtcctgggAGGGAGAAGGGCACCGGGGTGCTTCACCTTTTGCCTTCCCGGCCACCGTGAAGGAGTTCTTGGATCGTGACGCCCCACCGCGCTGCACGGAGGAGTAG
- the LOC127760277 gene encoding glucan endo-1,3-beta-D-glucosidase-like — translation MARRAQPSASLLLFSLGLVLLYFSSGSTIRLAEGQKTWCVAKPSADDKVLTANLNYACSQVNCGVIQQGGPCFNPNNLVSHAAVAMNLYYAAHGRNAWNCYFQNSALVVQSDPSYGSCTYY, via the exons ATGGCAAGAAGGGCTCAGCCATCTGCATCCCTCCTGCTCTTCTCCCTGGGGCTTGTGCTCCTCTACTTCTCCTCAG GAAGCACCATTCGACTTGCTGAGGGACAG AAAACTTGGTGCGTGGCGAAGCCGTCAGCAGATGACAAGGTTCTTACGGCGAATCTCAACTACGCCTGCTCTCAGGTGAACTGTGGAGTGATTCAGCAAGGTGGCCCGTGCTTCAACCCCAACAACCTGGTGTCGCACGCCGCAGTCGCCATGAACCTCTACTATGCTGCCCATGGCAGGAATGCCTGGAACTGCTACTTCCAGAACTCAGCTCTCGTCGTGCAGTCTGACCCAA GTTATGGTTCCTGCACGTACTACTGA